Proteins encoded together in one Lathyrus oleraceus cultivar Zhongwan6 chromosome 5, CAAS_Psat_ZW6_1.0, whole genome shotgun sequence window:
- the LOC127080011 gene encoding uncharacterized protein LOC127080011 yields MQGFALEQKAITEKVEKLELVSIANNGNSQEGNSNHGPGGSRGGGDPIKKETNGGVVINNGGGLGFAAGSGPGHMTVNVISEDKSKIGVTDVDQLRTPMSVVKSHLLKNGVFPGCDNYCAACTVTANGCVMLRETVRKMKDEGSLRFEKVALENEDISTITIYFDPVHLSVSADVVPITITVPGPIPYKSDGAVPWDYGGDVYCNGKKKEDRVAFDTTVSKVDNVGLSGFTRSGRLFAPNTLRGGDVEKEQRDKAEQTPSKISILSLLLSSEGRRDALLKILKKAYVPQEITVNQLETVVSSGNASHGLGFTDLDLTMDGRNHNKALHILMECKGDVLSHVLVDTGSSLIVLPKKALAKLDCEGLILRPTDMVVTAFDGSKRAVFGEVELPVKIGPEMFKSVFYVMDIQPAYNCLLGRPWIHATGAVTSTLHQKLKYVLDGKVVTVCGEEDIFVSQLSSFKYVEMDGEIFETPSQAFETVKVENAVFTEREKKSFIASYKQAVEVVKSGEAPGWGRVLDVAVKEDKFGIGYQSGHGSSGQNKGRRQPFIFTSAGRLDPDRICVVGEETDSCGAKRFF; encoded by the exons aTGCAAGGGTTTGCCCTGGAGCAGAAAGCAATCAccgagaaggtggagaagcttgagctGGTTTCGATTGCCAATAATGGCAATAGTCAAGAGGGTAACTCCAACCATGGTCCTGGTGGTTCTAGGGGTGGTGGCGATCCCATAAAGAAGGAAACTAATGGTGGTGTAGTcatcaacaatggtggtggtcttgGTTTTGCTGCAGGCAGTGGCCCAGGTCAT atgACGGTGAATGTAATTTCGGAGGATAAAAGTAAAATCGGGGTGAcggatgtggatcagttgaggaccccaatgtctgtggtcaagagtCATTTGTTAAAGAATGGGGTTTTTCCTGGTTGTGATAATTATTGTGCTGCTTGTACTGTAACTGCAAATGGGTGTGTAATGTTGAGGGAGACGGTTCGGAAAATGAAGGATGAGGGAAGTCTCCGATTCGAGAAAGTTGCTTTGGAGAATGAGGATATTTCAACGATAACCATCTACTTCGATCCTGTCCACTTGTCAGTGTCGGCAGATGTGGTTCCAattaccatcacggtacctggacctATTCCGTATAAAAGTGATGGTGCGGTGCCATGGGACTATGGTGGTGATGTGTATTGCAATGGGAAAAAGAAGGAAGATCGGGTTGCATTTGataccaccgtttcaaaggtAGACAATGTCGGGcttagtggtttcactcgcagcgggagGTTGTTTGCACCTAACACATTGAGAGGTGGTGATGTCGAAAAAGAACAGAGAGATAAGGCCGAG cagactccgtccaaaatttcgATCTTATCTTTGTTGTTAAGTTCAGAAGGTCGTAGAGATGCTTTGTTGAAGATCTTAAAGAAGGCCTACGTCCCGCAGGAGATTACAGTCAATCAATTAGAGACAGTGGTATCAAGTGGTAatgctagccatgggttgggtttcactgatctcgaTCTTACTATGGATGGGCGCAATCACAATAAGGCACTACACATTTTGATGGAGTGTAAAGGAGATGTGCTttcgcatgttttggttgatacaggctcgTCACTCAttgtgttgcctaagaaggccttGGCTAAATTAGACTGCGAGGGATTGATTTTGAGGCCTACTGATATGGTGGTTACAGCGTTTGATGGCTCTAAAAGGGCTGTGTTCGGGGAAGTTGAGCTCCCCGTAAAGATTGGTCCTGAGATGTTCAAATCTGTGTTttatgtcatggacattcagccggcgTACAACTGTTTGTTGGGtcgtccatggatacatgctaCTGGGGCAGTAACATCGACTCTACATCAGAAGTTAAAGTATGTCTTGGACGGGAAAGTCGTGACAGTCTGCGGTGAGGAAGATATTTTTGTCAGCCAGTTGTCTTCATTTAAGTACGTcgaaatggacggtgaaatattcgAAACACCAAGCcaggcgtttgaaaccgtcaaggtggagaatgccgTTTTCACTGAGAGAGAGAAGAAGTCGTTCATTGCTTCTTATAAACAGGCTGTGGAGGTGGTGAAAAGTGGAgaggccccaggttggggaagagTGTTAGATGTTGCGGTGAAGGAGGATAAgttcgggattggttatcagTCAGGCCATggctcgtctggacagaataAAGGTCGTCGCCAACCGTTCATATTCACCAGTGCTGGAAGGCTAGATCCAGACCGTATTTGTGTtgtgggtgaagagactgaca